The Thalassophryne amazonica chromosome 20, fThaAma1.1, whole genome shotgun sequence sequence aaaatgggagcaaaaccaaaagtgttgcgtttatatttttgttgagtgtatatgggatTTTTACAGAGACAATTTTTCACCAACGTGTGTCTTTTTGGNNNNNNNNNNNNNNNNNNNNNNNNNNNNNNNNNNNNNNNNNNNNNNNNNNNNNNNNNNNNNNNNNNNNNNNNNNNNNNNNNNNNNNNNNNNNNNNNNNNNcgaatggtttccaggtgccagtctctaacagcttctgaaaaaattctgatggaaaaaaagtccatttcattccgccatttccagacaatgaaaatccgacgagggggcgggaccactccttcccaaggcgtgctcacagacgaatgacgtaaccgacaggcgtggaaaaactcacgcatgcgcacgagggttcaagcatgtctgacgtaaaaacatatgaatgaaatccatatagtttttgaaaaaaataaaaaggaccgttactttattgacagacctcgtatatattctggaactgagatccatAGGAATGTTTGGCACATGGCAACATTTAAATGAAAAAGTTGTGAgaagatgttgatgaaatttagtgagcagatggataatgtccttGAAAATGagagattttattttgaatttgatccagaACATTATTTTAGATCTGAGATCTTGAAGAAATTTTCAGGAATCTGGAACATTTAATTCCAAAATTTATGAATGATGAACTTCAATAACATTTTGTGATCAGATGAATAAATGTTCTAGGAAATAATTTATGTAATTTTTGAGTCTCTCCATTCCAGCACATTCTGGATCTGATATCCGAGGCTTCTGTTTGTTTTACTGCATAAACTATTGAACTGATTTTTTTGAAACTTGGTGGAAGTATGTACAGGGAATGTGGCAAGGAGGAATCCATTAAACTTTGCAATAGATTGGATTCAGGTCTTGACTCCAGAATTTTATTCTCCCACTTTGTTTAACATTGTGAGATAGggtatttttaaaataataataataataataataataaaagcaacCCTGGATGTACCCCATTGATTGAATCTACTCCTGAAGTTAGTGGTTTCCTCCTTGGCCCAAACTCCAGCCTCTgaccaagtttcaagaaaattggTTCAAGCAGTTTTTaatgtaattctgctaacagaccAACAGCACTGAAAGCATATcagccttggtggaggtaaaattaTGCACCAAGTAGACTCCCTTTAATCTCAAAACTCAACACAGGCATAATCAGATCCAAAACGTAAGGCCTTAACAAAAACTTCCAGAAGCAGACCAAGGTTTTCTGGAATCTTATCTGGTCCTTACCCCTGTACGCCTGTCCCGAATCTTCCTCCTGTAGATCTCTGGTTCTCCTCCTTCCCTCTTGTGTCTCCTCACCGGCACCCTGGTAATTAGCTGGTTATGTGTCCACTTGGTGTCTCCATCACTTAATGTTTCTTCTGTCGTGTTGTCCTCTAGCTTATCTTCTGATCCACTCTAATTACAGCCTCTTTCTTGATATACCTCAAGGACAGTGTACTTATTAAGTTGTTTACACAGAGATTTCTCtcgtttctctctgtctggctcTCTTTGCAGTATGTGGCCGGAGCAGCGGGTGTTGTCGGAATGAAGAACCCGGCGCCACGCACCAGGGACATCGAGCGGCAAGCTGGCTACCTGAAGCCTGAGCACTGCGCCCCTCCCCCGCCTCGCACTGGTTCTGACACCATGTGGTTCATCCGTGACGGCTGCGGCATCATATGCGGTGTCATCACATGGATGCTGGTCTTCTACGCCGAGTTTGTGGTGGTTTTTGTCATGCTGCTGCCCACCAAGAATATGGTTTACAGCCTTTTCAACGGCATGCTTTTCAACGGGTTGGCCTTCCTTGCCCTCGCCTCTCACGCCAGGGCGATGTGCACGGACCCGGTCAGTATGTCAGTTAGTTGTGATGCTTTGTTAGGTTTTCACACATGAAGGAGGATTGTCTTCTTAGTCTGATAATATAATTCAgactgttatttttcttttggcATGTTGAGCCATTAATCCAAATAGTGTTTTTAAACCTTCAATTAGGATCATGCTTGTGGAGGTCCTGCAAGTTCATGCATGTAAAGGAAACATTGCTGTAATAGAAACTGTGATTACATTCCTCTTTACACATTGTTTTTCTTTCCTCTCTCTCAGGGAGCTGTGCCAAAAGGAAATGCCACCAAAGAGTTCATTGAAAGCCTGCAGCTGAAACCAGGCCAGGTTGTGTACAAGTGTCCAAAGTGCTGCAGCATCAAGCCCGACAGAGCGCACCATTGCAGGTACAAACCTTTTCAACACGACAACTTACAGCATGCAGGTGTCGCCTTTTTTGCTGTCAGTGTCACTCTGGGGATTTCTGTTCTTGCACCACATTGTGCAACCTCGTGTGTGAGTGTGACacagcttttttctcttttgctttGAGAGCAGTGGTGGGACATTTCCCTTCGGATTTGCTGCTTTTATAATCAGGAGTTCCCTGTGtggcttctcagtggtttcaaagggtTCTCCAGGCATGAAAAGTGCAAAACGCAGGGTGGGATAATTTAATTATAAAGTCACTGAGTCATTCTGTATCAAAGACCAAATGGGTATTGGTTAgcatgaaagttttttttgttttttttttgcaccatctgacttctactcattgaGGTTTGAGATGATGATGATTAGGATGATCCATTTAAAGATTTGTGTTTCATGTAGATTTGTAATTTTATATAATCTCTTGGGATCCCTCTCTGGGTCCATCGCCGTTCACACTCATATGTTTTGAAAAAAGAAACCAACTTATGCTGCTAAATCACTGCTGTTTATTTTTAGAATTCACTATGTTTACAATGTGGCTGGGGATCAAAATTAAACTGCTGGTCGTGACTGACAGAATTGCTGCTCTTGTCTTTTGaggaaaataaatcaaattgcAAGCCACTGCATTAATGTTGTGATGGAATCCATCCCGCTAAGGTAGAATATGTCTCTTGAACACACACTTGCAAAACCATGACATCTGGCACCTTAAGGTTCGCGTTTTTTCTTAGCAAAAACAGATGACTGCCAaattataaatgtattgtaatttaTATTTTACAACTATGATTGGAGGCAAAAGAGATTTGTGAGATGTACCACTGCTACTTGATGCAGACAATATCACCCAGTGCAGAGTGCACCCTATAATGCTCTGAAAAATGCTGTATCCTTAATGAAGTAAATTATATCCATGCCGTTAGCATCGAAAAATAATCAAACCTCTCGTCGTCAAGTACAGCCTGCCATTGCAGACAAACGATGACCGGTGAACGCAGTATAAATGCAGAAAATATCAAGCATCACAGAGAGCGTCATCTGCTGTGCCTGTGTTAGAGGAAGGGGGAAGAGAAGACAGAAATAATCACATCTTAGCCTGTTGTATGCCATTTAGAAAGCTTGTAATGTAGCTGTAAAAGTTACTCGCACCTGCCCAACCCGCAGTTGCCCATGGTTTACTGCTGGACCTGCACATCAAAATCTTTTAAAATATAGTTTATATTTTAAAAGCACCATGACAGATGAATTTGTTTTGTAGAGGATCTGTGTCGGGTTACAGTCCTGTTTCATCAGTATGTGCACGGTAACTGCGACTTGAGTGCAGAGAACTGTTTGGCAGAATGTTCCAGTCCCTCACATTTATCAGGGTCATCGCTTACTGAATTTCACCTTACTGAACAGTGCCTGCAGGAGTGTGTGTGCGTATTGATTTCTGCTGGTATTATAAATAGTAAGATCGGTCCCTTTGCCAACAAAGAGAACCAAATCCATAAGGTCACCGCTTATCTGGAAAGCTGTTCCTTTTATCTTCTCgtcttttattgtgtgtgtgttcacagtgTGTGTAAACGCTGTATCAAAAAGATGGACCACCACTGTCCCTGGGTGAACAACTGTGTCGGAGAGAACAACCAGAAATACTTTGTGCTCTTCACTGTGAGTCCAGATGTTACGAACTGAAACATCTCATAATCACACTAAATTTTGCGCTCTTTGCCTCGTGCATTATCTAGTTATACCTCCGTGGAGTGCTGCATGCAGCTGTGTTGACTGTGAGGTAATAAGTAACAGATCAAAATTATCTATGAATGAGCGTAGCACTTATTGGAGTGTGTATGTCAGGAGCCAGCTGTCTGAAGCACATCTGGATCTGTATCCTGATCCACATCAGATTTCATTTATGGACTAGCGGCAGCGTGAAATGCGTACTGTCCATCTTTTGATATGAGCGtttgttttgatttatttttgcaCCTTTAGTCATGTTTTCACTTTTAAAGCAGCCAATAATTCcaccaattatttttttttaaagatgcattATTAGTTTGAGTAATTTtgttaacagac is a genomic window containing:
- the zdhhc3b gene encoding palmitoyltransferase ZDHHC3, giving the protein MKNPAPRTRDIERQAGYLKPEHCAPPPPRTGSDTMWFIRDGCGIICGVITWMLVFYAEFVVVFVMLLPTKNMVYSLFNGMLFNGLAFLALASHARAMCTDPGAVPKGNATKEFIESLQLKPGQVVYKCPKCCSIKPDRAHHCSVCKRCIKKMDHHCPWVNNCVGENNQKYFVLFTMYIALISFHALVMVAFHFIFCFEEDWAKCSNFSPPATVILLILLCFEGLLFLIFTAVMFGTQVHSICTDETGIEQLKKEERRWAKKSKWMNMKVVFGHPFSIAWLSPFATPDHGKADLYQYIV